A DNA window from Centropristis striata isolate RG_2023a ecotype Rhode Island chromosome 10, C.striata_1.0, whole genome shotgun sequence contains the following coding sequences:
- the LOC131979290 gene encoding lymphocyte function-associated antigen 3-like has protein sequence MARWCFLACFICTSCLVAGQSTTKYALKGQDVSFKTDNVEKPDEILWKRNGNKVVEFDGKEQTVFKAYENRITLDWHSAELNITKLRYEDSGEYELEAELNKGLHRSLHNLQVIVEMVFKAAFLTLNKASRVDSKELDFGLI, from the exons ATGGCTCGTTggtgtttcctggcctgtttcATCTGTACCTCATGCCTGG TTGCCGGACAGTCTACTACAAAGTATGCACTAAAGGGTCAGGACGTCTCCTTTAAGACGGACAACGTCGAAAAACCTGATGAAATCCTGTGGAAACGCAATGGCAACAAAGTTGTGGAGTTTGATGGCAAAGAGCAAACTGTGTTCAAGGCATATGAGAACAGGATCACTCTTGATTGGCACTCTGCAGAACTCAATATCACTAAGCTTAGATATGAAGACAGCGGAGAGTATGAACTAGAAGCAGAGCTGAACAAAGGGTTGCATCGTTCACTTCATAATTTGCAGGTCATag TGGAGATGGTCTTCAAGGCAGCATTTCTTACTCTAAACAAGGCGAGTCGAGTTGATTCTAAAGAGCTCGATTTTGGTCTCATCTGA
- the klhl6 gene encoding kelch-like protein 6 yields the protein MSDSLERTTDCPLPLLADDSSPDEGRNSLTGSSEVRWEDGGLPMELQRGMENLRVNRELTDVVLRVQGQDFPCHRAILAAASQYFRAMFCSGLKESHEECVEIKGVDSGTMHSLLEYTYTSRALLTHSNVQRILEAASQFQFLRVVDACAGFLSKSLHLESCVGILNLAESHALSTLKTGAQDYITTQFSQVVQQQDFLELPAESLEAVLQRDDLDVKCEECVFEALMLWVRARQDERSPSLARLLSHVRLPLLEPAYFVEKVESDELIRRCSEAFHLLQEARIYHLSGREVVSERTKPRVQHFLSEVFLIIGGCTKDERFISTVTCLDPLRRSRLEVARLPITEMEDESQNRKWVEFACITFRNEVYISGGKETQHDVWKYNGALDKWIQIEPLTTGRWRHKMAVHGGKVYALGGFDGAQRLDSVEAYDPFHNRWAQVTPLGVGVSSFAAASFDRWIYVIGGGPNGKLATDKVQCWEPGSDCWELRAPIPIETKCTNAVTFKNCIYIVGGAMHAMYCYSPLSDSWSLVTRLGERASCALAACNNKLFITGGRDNKNQVISTVMCWDVTRGVLTEECVLPMGVSHHGSVTLMKSYTHIHRITPECQ from the exons ATGAGTGACTCGCTGGAGAGGACGACAGACTGTCCTTTACCGCTTCTGGCAGATGACAGCAGCCCAGATGAGGGGAGAAACAGTCTGACAGGCTCTAGCGAGGTGCGCTGGGAAGATGGAGGTCTACCTATGGAGCTACAGAGAGGGATGGAGAACTTACGAGTGAACAGAGAGCTGACCGACGTGGTGCTGCGTGTCCAGGGACAGGACTTCCCTTGTCACAGAGCCATACTCGCTGCAGCCAGCCAGTACTTCAG gGCCATGTTTTGCAGTGGTCTGAAGGAGAGTCATGAGGAGTGTGTGGAAATAAAGGGGGTGGACAGTGGGACAATGCACTCTCTCCTGGAGTACACCTACACCAGCCGGGCCCTGCTAACACACTCAAATGTCCAGAGAATACTCGAGGCTGCCAGTCAGTTTCag TTCCTGCGTGTGGTGGATGCATGTGCTGGCTTTCTGAGCAAATCTCTGCACCTAGAGAGTTGTGTCGGGATCTTGAATCTTGCTGAAAGCCATGCTTTGTCAACTTTGAAGACCGGGGCTCAGGACTACATCACTACTCAGTTCTCCCAGGTGGTCCAGCAGCAGGACTTCCTGGAGCTCCCTGCAGAGTCGCTGGAGGCTGTCCTGCAGAGGGATGACCTTGATGTGAAGTGTGAGGAGTGTGTTTTTGAAGCACTCATGCTCTGGGTGAGAGCACGGCAGGATGAACGCTCACCTTCACTGGCCAGGTTGCTTTCACATGTGCGACTGCCACTGCTGGAGCCTGCATACTTTGTGGAAAAAGTGGAGTCGGATGAACTAATACGCCGCTGCAGTGAGGCTTTCCACTTGCTGCAAGAGGCCCGCATATATCACCTCTCCGGCAGGGAG GTGGTCTCTGAACGAACCAAACCCCGAGTGCAGCACTTTCTGTCAGAGGTGTTCCTGATCATTGGAGGCTGCACTAAAGATGAACGCTTCATTTCCACTGTCACCTGTTTGGACCCCCTCAGACGCAGCAGGCTGGAGGTCGCCAGGCTGCCAATCACAGAGATGGAGGACGAATCCCAAAACAGAAAATGGGTGGAGTTTGCATGCATCACCTTCCGCAATGAAGTGTACATATCTG GCGGTAAAGAgacacagcatgatgtttggAAATATAACGGTGCACTGGACAAGTGGATCCAGATCGAGCCCCTGACGACTGGACGCTGGAGACACAAGATGGCTGTTCATGGGGGGAAGGTGTATGCACTGGGGGGATTTGATGGAGCTCAGAGACTTGATAGCGTTGAGGCCTATGATCCCTTCCACAATCGCTGGGCACAG GTGACACCTCTTGGAGTAGGTGTGAGCTCCTTTGCTGCAGCAAGCTTTGACAGATGGATCTACGTGATCGGTGGTGGGCCCAATGGAAAATTGGCAACTGATAAGGTTCAGTGCTGGGAACCTGGATCAGACTGCTGGGAGCTGCGGGCGCCCATTCCCATTGAAACCAAATGCACTAATGCAGTCACATTCAAGAACTGCATCTATATAGTGG GTGGTGCCATGCATGCTATGTACTGCTACTCGCCTCTGTCAGACTCCTGGTCCCTTGTGACTCGTCTAGGAGAAAGGGCGAGCTGCGCCCTCGCCGCATGTAACAACAAACTCTTCATCACTGGGGGACGGGACAACAAGAACCAAGTCATCTCCACAGTGATGTGCTGGGATGTTACCCGAGGGGTGTTGACAGAGGAGTGTGTTTTACCAATGGGAGTGTCGCACCATGGCAGTGTGACACTCATGAAgtcctacacacacatacacagaataACACCGGAGTGCCAATGA